From the Papaver somniferum cultivar HN1 chromosome 2, ASM357369v1, whole genome shotgun sequence genome, the window ctgtGTAGATTTTaggaacctgaataaatgttgtccaaaggatgattttcctttacccaacattgatatgcttgtCGATTCAACCAGCGGCCAcgatatgttctcattcatggatggttacagtggatacaaccatATAAAGATGTTTGAACATGATGCTGCCAAGACCGCGTTTCGCACTCTCATTGGGAATTTTctctacactgtgatgccctttggatttaAGAATACAGGTGCTACCTACCAACGATCCATGAAAACAATATTTCATGAtgtgatgcataagcaagtagaagactatgtcgacGACGTTGTGGTGAAATCGAAAGCCCGAGCATCGTATCTAGAAGTTATGAGGCAAGTTTTtggaagatgcagagaatacaagttgaaAATGAATCCCCTGAAATGCGCTTTCGGAGTTTCTTCTGGGAAGTTTCTaggattcttggtcactgccgAAGGGATCAAAGTTGATCCAGACAAAGCAAAATCCATTACTGCTATGCGTCCTCCACGCACtttgaaggaactacagagtttcatgggcaaggtaaattacatcagacgcttcataccgggattggctcaacttattgcttcgttcactcctctgctgaagaagggagcaagtttcACCTAGACAGCTGTTCAGCAGGAGGCGTTCCAGAAGATACAACAGATACTTTTATCACCCGCAGTCATGAGATATCCAGTACAAGGAAGACCATTGATATTATACACGGCTTCCAGTGATGTTTCTATCGGGGCACTTCTAGCTCAAGAAGATGAATAAGGCGTTGAACATCTGATCTACTATTATATCTgaaccatgaaggatgctcaactcagatacccgaaagcTGAAAGAGCATGCCTGGCATTATCTCATGCAATGCAGAGGTTCAGACATTATTTGTTGTCCAACAGAGTCGTGCTTGTCTCCAAGGCTGATCCCAAAAAGTTTTTACTCTTAAAACCTGCTTTGATTGGAAGACCTGCAAAATGGATGCTTCAGATGTCAGAGTTCGACATAGTGTTCGTTTCTCCCAAAGcgatcaaaggtcaagcggtagcAGATTTACTGGCTGCCTTTCCAGGAGAAGATTCCACGACATTACAGGACGATGTACCAGGTGAATTTCCAGAAATTTCAGTCGTCAAGGAAGAAACGTGGCTgatgtactttgatggatctgctacTCCTAGCAACGATACTGGGGGAGCGGGCATAGTCTTGgtctctccatctggtgaagtattCTCACATTCATTTAAGTTGGACTTCCACTGTACaaataattcagcagaatatgaagccttcttgctaggattatccttagctaaacaGGCAGGAGCGATGCATCTggagatcagaggagattcaaaactgctagtcaatcaaatgaatgtgATATACTCTCTCAAGGAGATAACGcttgctccattcagggctgAGGCGCAGCGAATCCTAACTCATTTCGCTAATGCGACTATCACCCATACTGGCCGGACCAACAATAGAGATGTTGATTGCTTGGAAAACCTCgcctccaagttgcaattcgaaggGTCGGAGAAAGCTATAATAGTGCAAAGACGAGCTGTATCATCCACATGGCTTAGTCAAACTGAAGATTCTCAAGAAAACGACTGGAGAGCACCTATTATTCATGAACCGAGCAGTTCCGTTACAGAAGGAACAATCAGCCTTCAAGAGCTAAAGAACTTCTTCTTGATCCACGAGGCCTTATACCATCGCAACCCTGATGCCTCTCTATCATGGTGCCTTGGCGTTGAAGAAGCAAAGGAAAAGCTCGAAAGTGTGCATCAAGAAGTATGTGGACAGACgctggtggtaacactttacagaataCTTCAAAGACTCGGGTATTACTGGCCCTCCATGGAAGCACAGTCAAGAACTTTGCAGGGAtcttgtcctaattgtcagacGCCTCCTCATCATTTAGAGGCCCTGACACTTCATCACACCGGGGACTGGAGGCATCCTTACATTGAATACCTTCGAGACAATAAATCAccaccagaaaagaaagatgcaatcaaactcactcaaaaagctaaaagatttgtctttcttgacgGGATCCTGTACCACAAAAGAtttggaggagacttgttgagatgcctGGACGGAGATGAAATTATGACATCCCTGAAAGAAACCCATGAAGGAGAACACCGGGGGGGAAAagaaattgtttcttcaaattcacgagaagtattattggccgactatggaagatgatgcagctgcGTACGTTCAGAAGTGTCATCAATGTCAGATCCACGGTAACCTTATTCATATTTCTTGTCTCccattacactctgtgaatagtccatggcctttctatagctggggacttgatatcatcggaAAGATCAACCCAGCATCTTTAAAAcatcatgaatacatcatcacagctactgagtatttcactaagtgggtcgaagcaatcccgctcagaggtacTACGGGAGTAACTATTGCAGCTTTCATCAAAGAACACattatatgtagattcggtgttcccaaacatatcatcacggataacgggactcctttcgccaacaaggaTGTGGAGAAATTGCTCAAGGAGTACGGgatcaaacagattttctccacaccatactatccccaaggaaatggtcaagcagagattaccaacaagactttgatccaGATTATCAGTCGAACGATTCATGAAAACCcacgatcatggcatgagcaattacccatggattTGCGGGCTTATgggactgcaccaaggagctcgattggAACATCACCGTACTCGCTCGTCTATGGGGTTGATGCTATACTCCCAGCtgagataaaaattccttcaaCAAGGATTGCATCGGCCAGTGGAAtacgatgggatgaagctgaagtgtccaaaTCAAGAGTTGCTAAACTGGACATGCTCGAATCGAGGAGAGCTAAACTAGAAAAGTATGTGGAGGCTTACAAACAGAGAATATCTAgatcttacaacaaaatggtaaggccCCGAACTTTcaaagtaggagatttggtattaaagacgacaaaatacattcaacaagacatgtctgctc encodes:
- the LOC113350766 gene encoding uncharacterized protein LOC113350766; amino-acid sequence: MDGYSGYNHIKMFEHDAAKTAFRTLIGNFLYTVMPFGFKNTGATYQRSMKTIFHDVMHKQVEDYVDDVVVKSKARASYLEVMRQVFGRCREYKLKMNPLKCAFGVSSGKFLGFLVTAEGIKDAQLRYPKAERACLALSHAMQRFRHYLLSNRVVLVSKADPKKFLLLKPALIGRPAKWMLQMSEFDIVFVSPKAIKGQAVADLLAAFPGEDSTTLQDDVPGEFPEISVVKEETWLMYFDGSATPSNDTGGAGIVLVSPSGEAGAMHLEIRGDSKLLVNQMNVIYSLKEITLAPFRAEAQRILTHFANATITHTGRTNNRDVDCLENLASKLQFEGSEKAIIVQRRAVSSTWLSQTEDSQENDWRAPIIHEPSSSVTEGTISLQELKNFFLIHEALYHRNPDASLSWCLGVEEAKEKLESVHQEVCGQTLVVTLYRILQRLGYYWPSMEAQSRTLQGSCPNCQTPPHHLEALTLHHTGDWRHPYIEYLRDNKSPPEKKDIISRTIHENPRSWHEQLPMDLRAYGTAPRSSIGTSPYSLVYGVDAILPAEIKIPSTRIASASGIRWDEAEVSKSRVAKLDMLESRRAKLEKYVEAYKQRISRSYNKMGRMLSPKQFLADTIKS